One part of the Aspergillus luchuensis IFO 4308 DNA, chromosome 5, nearly complete sequence genome encodes these proteins:
- a CDS encoding F-box and WD domain protein (COG:S;~EggNog:ENOG410QE9X;~InterPro:IPR001810,IPR036322,IPR015943,IPR001680, IPR036047,IPR019775,IPR020472,IPR017986;~PFAM:PF00646,PF00400,PF12937;~go_function: GO:0005515 - protein binding [Evidence IEA]): MARDTAQTPIIPRPRLLQGAASYPSDLTAPSLSAPFKLDEGYSDETRSQPDKDFLNSPPDDVMPLPDWVNAYNEAERAELAYKLLRTLRASTVASVVEKLAPLLHMDPVLKLPPEITAEIFSYLDPQTLVTASLASRSWRDRIFDTRLWRDLYISEGWRVDIDAVHTYEQEHSGLESPQLRKSRLRHIDPDLGEPKQKKRVPPSWLDSRATGSLDNNEAVQGNGLQPSAAADVEGDHHMSDASNDRGPVLAAGQQSSSARHESGTAQLKSNLQQISTNASPPKSSLLIRMPNGAAKMNWPHLYRVRRRLEENWTKGRFTNFQLPHPNHMEESHQECVYAIQFTDKWLVSGSRDKTVRVWDLDTKRLWHPPLQGHSKSVLCLQFDPRPSEDIIVSGSSDKNVIIWRFSTGEKLHEIAPAHDDSVLNLRFDERYIVTCSKDKLIKIWNRRQLTPMDKDYPSVFQGSGVSYPSYIVDTSDIPAFILEAEIAKNHIRTLAPYSLLMILDGHTAAVNAIQLNEDEIVSASGDRLIKVWNLRNGACRKTMIGHEKGIACVQFDSKRIISGSNDDTVRIFDHASGAEVACLHGHANLVRTVQAGFGDPPGAEEALRLEALAVDNEFRDAQRTGANVDLGPSALRRAGYQQNTNGSRNPRDIKALGAKIPPGGGGSQWGRIVSGSYDETIIIWKKDNEGRWVVGQRLRQADAAANASYSHLDSSARQTIARANAFAQAHQAQQAQATMAAAAAAAAISTGGGAPQQPQPPRLPTNNSNTNDPSSQNAPWPAHLALNPALLISNNLPPTVQQSTPQAQTQAPAPIMHAGAPMRPPPLPPHAQQHQHQQQQHPRMRAFPAAPQQPPTSRIFKLQFDAHKIICASQDPRIVGWDFTADDEELKEACQFFTGL, from the exons ATGGCGAGGGACACCGCGCAAACTCCGATCATCCCTCGTCCCCGGCTGCTTCAGGGCGCCGCCAGTTATCCCTCCGACCTCACCGCCCCCTCGCTGTCTGCGCCCTTCAAGCTTGACGAGGGTTATTCCGATGAAACGAGAAGTCAGCCCGACAAGGACTTCCTGAATTCGCCCCCCGATGATGTGATGCCGCTCCCCGACTGGGTTAATGCTTATAATGAGGCTGAGCGAGCCG AGCTCGCCTACAAGCTTCTACGCACCTTGCGTGCTTCCACTGTCGCCTCGGTGGTTGAGAAGCTAGCGCCTCTATTGCACATGGATCCCGTGCTAAAGTTACCTCCGGAAATCACCGCCGAGATCTTCTCCTACCTCGACCCTCAAACATTGGTAACAGCTTCGTTGGCATCCCGCTCCTGGCGTGATCGCATTTTTGACACCCGTCTTTGGAGAGATTTGTACATCAGCGAAGGCTGGCGGGTCGACATTGACGCCGTGCATACGTACGAACAGGAACACTCGGGATTGGAATCCCCCCAACTCCGAAAATCTCGGTTGAGGCATATAGACCCGGATCTTGGTGAACCGAAACAGAAGAAGCGCGTACCCCCCAGCTGGCTAGACTCTCGCGCGACAGGATCGCTGGATAACAATGAGGCCGTGCAAGGAAATGGGCTGCAGCCTTCCGCAGCGGCAGATGTTGAGGGTGATCATCACATGAGTGATGCGTCAAACGATCGTGGACCGGTGCTCGCAGCTGGGCAACAATCATCAAGCGCACGTCATGAGTCGGGAACTGCTCAACTGAAGTCAAACTTACAGCAGATTTCGACGAACGCTAGCCCTCCCAAGTCATCACTATTGATCCGGATGCCCAATGGTGCCGCGAAGATGAATTGGCCACATCTATATCGGGTACGGAGGCGGCTGGAAGAGAACTGGACCAAGGGCAGATTTACGAACTTTCAGCTGCCGCATCCAAATCACATGGAAGAATCTCATCAGGAGTGTGTATATGCGATTCAGTTTACCGATAAATGGCTGGTCAGTGGTAGCCGGGACAAGACTGTTCGAGTATGGGACCTGGACACCAAGCGATTATGGCATCCGCCTCTTCAAGGCCACTCAAAGTCGGTTCTCTGTCTGCAGTTTGATCCCCGCCCTTCTGAAGATATCATCGTGTCGGGAAGCAGCGATAAGAATGTCATAATCTGGCGCTTTTCTACTGGAGAGAAGCTTCACGAGATTGCGCCAGCTCATGATGACTCTGTCCTAAACCTCCGATTCGACGAACGCTATATAGTAACTTGCTCCAAGGACAAACTTATCAAGATCTGGAACAGGCGCCAGCTTACACCAATGGACAAGGACTACCCCTCTGTTTTCCAGGGTTCGGGTGTCTCCTATCCCTCGTATATTGTTGACACGAGCGACATTCCCGCTTTTATCCTCGAGGCCGAAATTGCCAAAAATCACATTCGAACCTTGGCGCCATATTCGTTGCTAATGATTCTTGACGGACACACTGCCGCAGTGAATGCTATCCAGCTCAACGAGGATGAAATCGTGTCCGCCTCGGGCGATCGCCTGATCAAGGTCTGGAACCTGCGCAACGGCGCGTGTCGGAAGACAATGATAGGCCACGAAAAGGGCATTGCATGCGTACAGTTTGACAGCAAACGCATCATCAGTGGAAGCAACGATGATACAGTTCGCATCTTCGACCACGCCTCCGGTGCCGAAGTGGCCTGCCTGCACGGGCACGCCAACCTCGTTCGGACAGTCCAAGCTGGTTTCGGAGACCCACCGGGTGCAGAGGAGGCCTTGCGACTGGAAGCTCTGGCTGTCGACAACGAATTTCGTGATGCTCAGCGCACCGGTGCAAACGTTGACCTCGGCCCTAGTGCCCTCCGGCGCGCCGGATATCAACAAAACACCAACGGGTCCCGGAACCCAAGAGACATCAAAGCCCTGGGTGCCAAAATCCCCCCGGGCGGAGGCGGGAGCCAATGGGGACGAATCGTCTCCGGCTCATACGAcgaaaccatcatcatctggaaGAAGGACAACGAAGGCCGCTGGGTTGTAGGCCAGCGACTCCGACAGGCAGACGCCGCTGCCAATGCCTCATACAGCCACCTAGATTCCTCTGCACGCCAGACAATCGCACGAGCCAACGCCTTTGCTCAAGCGCACCAGGCGCAACAAGCCCAAGCTACCATGGCGGCCGCCGCGGCGGCCGCTGCGATATCAACAGGCGGTGGAGCGCCGcagcaaccacaaccaccacgtTTGCCTACCAACAACTCCAATACTAACGATCCCTCCTCGCAAAATGCACCCTGGCCCGCGCACCTAGCCCTGAACCCggccctcctcatctccaacaacctCCCACCCACCGTCCAGCAAAGCACACCTCAAGCTCAAACTCAAGCACCCGCACCCATAATGCATGCCGGCGCCCCAAtgagaccaccaccactaccaccgcaTGCTcagcaacaccaacaccaacaacagcaacaccccCGAATGAGAGCCTTCCCCGCCGccccccaacaaccacctACCTCGAGGATCTTCAAGCTCCAGTTCGACGCGCACAAGATAATCTGCGCAAGTCAGGACCCGAGGATAGTCGGGTGGGATTTCACcgctgatgatgaggaactgAAAGAAGCGTGTCAGTTCTTTACGGGGCTGTAA
- a CDS encoding uncharacterized protein (COG:S;~EggNog:ENOG410PZQ7) produces MDTQSQNPPVAQHGSSDEDEVSATEVEPLGEATPLGKATLSESVMSEESSIFNALRTDSGTEDLGSKFGSACHSRGNLDSRIAANMAMFVPLAPEATDPSQRADREPKYCPEKDTQSPGWHPQLALDSRVLSTDEGKAVVALPADDSLKQNLLDALHLRKAVSLNDADDTSRAFKWPGNLDSPVSPALPTYPPPVRAPTPPGLPSFGTREAVNYTAQFPVRSATTSGRTQQSSPSPPRRAGRRVADGSRTGSYGGMLRRLLSFSSSPPPQPRRQTYIVARAEDGTAVQGRFPYRQSGHGMNLARRLEDHPFHRTAISATCEDGVDVDSSATQEGQINTRLSDAKQDQADSTDPANTGAGSRMRRHRPQIGLNSLLPLPRPVLTSTSQRPTSANTSLPTSRVDSFYTCASRSQMPGIPRHMESLDAQGTESVGDSATCYLAPTESPPVFTAQEASESANFNSRSWLQSLRGVNSWLSCCMGARNEQDAAIHSNTASNDTYATARSHLSSNAAEHTHANALTNQVQSLQQWFSGVWRSLQAFPSRNVPDTSPMSV; encoded by the coding sequence ATGGATACTCAGTCTCAGAACCCCCCAGTCGCTCAGCATGGTTCttccgacgaggatgaagtctCCGCAACGGAGGTGGAACCACTAGGAGAAGCCACGCCACTAGGCAAAGCGACCTTGTCAGAATCCGTGATGAGTGAGGAGAGTTCCATCTTCAATGCCCTACGGACAGACTCTGGCACCGAAGACCTCGGCTCGAAGTTTGGCTCGGCATGTCATTCTCGTGGCAATCTGGATAGCAGGATCGCTGCCAATATGGCCATGTTTGTCCCCCTTGCGCCTGAAGCAACGGATCCTTCCCAGCGGGCGGACCGTGAGCCAAAGTATTGTCCGGAAAAGGATACACAATCCCCTGGTTGGCATCCCCAATTAGCATTGGACAGCCGTGTGCTATCCACAGATGAAGGGAAGGCGGTTGTAGCCTTACCTGCAGATGACTCGCTGAAGCAGAACCTTCTTGATGCGTTGCACCTCAGGAAGGCAGTTAGTCTCAACGATGCAGATGATACCTCGAGAGCGTTTAAATGGCCGGGTAACCTTGACTCACCAGTCAGCCCTGCACTTCCCACTTATCCTCCACCAGTGAGAGCGCCCACACCCCCTGGACTTCCTTCATTTGGAACTCGAGAAGCTGTCAACTACACTGCTCAATTCCCCGTCCGTTCTGCCACTACCAGTGGGCGAACACAGCAGTCGAGTCCAAGCCCGCCTAGGCGTGCGGGTAGGCGCGTTGCTGATGGCTCCAGAACGGGATCCTACGGAGGAATGCTACGAAGGCTCCTCAGCTTTTCATCGTCTCCTCCCCCGCAGCCTAGACGTCAGACATATATTGTGGCGAGGGCAGAAGATGGTACTGCGGTCCAAGGTCGCTTTCCTTATAGGCAGAGTGGTCACGGCATGAACTTGGCTAGACGATTGGAGGACCATCCCTTTCACCGAACTGCCATTTCAGCTACTTGcgaagatggtgttgatgttgatagCAGCGCTACACAAGAGGGACAAATCAACACAAGGCTCTCAGATGCAAAACAGGACCAGGCTGACAGCACCGATCCTGCAAACACAGGCGCGGGTAGTCGCATGCGAAGACATCGCCCACAGATCGGCCTGAATAGCTTACTACCGTTGCCTCGCCCAGTTCTGACATCTACTTCTCAACGGCCAACCTCGGCAAATACTTCTCTTCCTACGTCTAGGGTTGACTCGTTTTATACCTGTGCGTCTCGTTCGCAAATGCCCGGCATACCCAGGCATATGGAAAGCCTCGATGCCCAAGGCACTGAGAGCGTGGGGGATTCTGCGACATGCTATCTTGCACCCACGGAGTCACCACCCGTCTTTACCGCACAGGAAGCAAGTGAGTCCGCCAACTTTAACTCTCGTTCTTGGCTACAATCGCTGCGTGGCGTCAACTCTTGGTTATCCTGCTGCATGGGGGCTCGTAATGAGCAGGACGCCGCCATTCATTCGAATACGGCCTCCAATGACACATACGCCACTGCGAGAAGCCATCTTTCATCTAATGCAGCAGAACATACGCATGCTAATGCCCTGACAAATCAGGTGCAAAGCCTACAACAGTGGTTCTCAGGAGTTTGGAGGTCGCTTCAGGCGTTTCCCTCTCGCAACGTCCCGGACACAAGCCCGATGTCGGTCTGA
- a CDS encoding putative cell surface receptor/MFS transporter (FLVCR) (COG:U;~EggNog:ENOG410PJ5A;~InterPro:IPR011701,IPR036259;~PFAM:PF07690;~TransMembrane:10 (i38-56o76-98i131-153o201-219i251-270o290-309i316-337o343-368i380-399o419-439i);~go_function: GO:0022857 - transmembrane transporter activity [Evidence IEA];~go_process: GO:0055085 - transmembrane transport [Evidence IEA]): MDSRAPQDSAGLHHGSATTAPAELPPSGPVYKVYKRRFWGLAQLVLLNIVVSWDWLTFSSISTTAAEHFRVSESAINWMSTGYLFAFCVASPVVIFTLNKGGPKPAIITTSTLLLVGNWIRYAGTKARGGIFGVAMFGQILIGLAQPFCLSAPTRYSDLWFSDQGRTSATAVATLANPLGAALGELIDSFWATKPSEVPNMVLYISIIATVAALPSFFIPSQPPTPPSASSASTNASTPLLPAISQLLKTLEFYLILIPFSIYVGFFNSVSSLLNQILEPYSYTETEAGIAGGLLIIVGLIASAIISPLTDRYKHYLATIRTLVPIVAITYIALIFAPPSPAGIAPSYVVCSLLGASSFALLPVVLEYLVEITYPFSPEIGSTICWTGGQLLGAIFILVQDALKAGEDASPPVNMQNALIFSAVVAVVAAPWPLCIGCFGRDVRRRRLDVDRGVELGQEEEAAEVQGDDDAERRAGAGEDDTKKGFLGLSVAWRK, translated from the exons ATGGACTCCAGAGCACCCCAGGATTCGGCAGGTTTGCACCATGGCTCTGCCACGACTGCTCCAGCTGAGCTGCCTCCGTCGGGCCCGGTCTACAAGGTCTACAAGCGGCGGTTCTGGGGACTGGCGCAGCTGGTGCTGTTGAACATTGTCGTTAGTTGGGAT TGGTTAACCTTTTCCTCGATATCAACTACTGCGGCTGAGCATTTCCGCGTTTCTGAGAGCGCCATCAATTGGATGAGCACTGGTTATCTCTTCGCTTTTTGTGTCGCCAGCCC AGTCGTGATCTTCACTCTCAATAAAGGTGGCCCTAAAcccgccatcatcaccacttcaactctcctcctcgtcggcaATTGGATTCGATATGCAGGGACCAAAGCGAGAGGAGGCATCTTCGGTGTCGCCATGTTTGGTCAGATCCTCATCGGACTCGCGCAGCCATTCTGTCTGAGCGCTCCAACGCGATACAGCGACCTCTGGTTTTCTGACCAGGGCCGGACCAGCGCAACGGCCGTAGCCACCCTTGCCAATCCGTTGGGTGCAGCTTTGGGAGAGCTGATTGACTCTTTCTGGGCGACCAAACCAAGCGAAGTCCCGAACATGGTTCTGTACATCTCTATCATC GCAACGGTAGCAGCACTTCCCTCATTCTTCATTCCCTCCCAACCCCCGACGCCTCCAAGCGCTTCATCTGCGAGCACCAACGCCTCCACACCGCTCCTCCCAGCTATAAGCCAACTCCTCAAAACCCTCGAGTTCTACCTCATCCTAATCCCCTTCTCCATATACGTCGGCTTCTTCAACAGCGTGTCCTCGCTCCTCAACCAAATCCTCGAACCCTACTCATACACCGAAACCGAAGCCGGCATTGCAGGAGGCCTTCTAATCATCGTTGGCCTCATCGCCTCAgccatcatctccccccTCACAGACCGCTACAAGCACTACCTCGCCACCATCCGCACACTTGTCCCCATCGTAGCAATCACCTATATCGCCCTGATCTTCGCCCCGCCCAGCCCCGCCGGCATCGCACCATCATATGTCGTGTGCTCCCTCCTCGGCGCGTCATCcttcgccctcctccccgtCGTTCTAGAGTACCTGGTCGAAATCACGTACCCTTTCTCCCCGGAGATAGGAAGCACGATCTGCTGGACGGGTGGGCAGTTATTGGGCGCGATATTTATTCTAGTTCAGGATGCATTGAAGGCCGGAGAGGACGCTTCCCCGCCGGTCAATATGCAAAATGCGTTGATTTTCTCTGCTGTCGTGGCGGTCGTGGCTGCACCGTGGCCGCTTTGCATTGGCTGTTTTGGTCGTGATgtgaggagacggagatTGGATGTTGATCGAGGCGTGGAGCTGggccaggaggaggaggctgctgaggtgcagggtgatgatgatgcggagcgtagagctggagctggggaggatgataCTAAGAAAGGATTCTTGGGGTTGAGTGTGGCGTGGAGGAAGTAA
- a CDS encoding cytochrome b-c1 complex subunit 6 family protein (COG:C;~EggNog:ENOG410PRZT;~InterPro:IPR003422,IPR023184,IPR036811;~PFAM:PF02320;~go_function: GO:0008121 - ubiquinol-cytochrome-c reductase activity [Evidence IEA];~go_process: GO:0006122 - mitochondrial electron transport, ubiquinol to cytochrome c [Evidence IEA]), with the protein MGLSDFFSDVMSSFGFPEAQAEAPAEETTTTTPSQETEAEEKPAVNNEEEAAPAAEESTEESAEETPAEEESAEEEPAEEEEEEEEEEEEEEEEPEDIKPQLEEECANSSQCAPYKHHFDECVERVTQQQEDPDYKGPKEDCVEEFFHLTHCATQCAAPKLWKALK; encoded by the exons ATGGGTCTctccgacttcttctccgacGTTATGTCCTCCTTCGGCTTCCCCGAGGCTCAGGCTGAGGCTCCCGCCGAggagaccaccaccaccacccccagccAGGAGACCGAGGCTGAGGAGAAGCCCGCCGTGAAcaacgaggaggaggccgcCCCTGCCGCCGAGGAGAGCACCGAGGAGTCTGCTGAGGAGACccctgctgaggaggagtccgccgaggaggagcccgctgaggaggaggaagaagaggaggaagaggaagaggaggaggaagaggagcctgAGGACATCAAGCCCCAGCTTGAGGAGG AGTGCGCCAACTCTTCCCAGTGCGCCCCCTACAAGCACCACTTCGATGAGTGCGTCGAGCGCGTaacccagcagcaggaggaccCCGACTACAAGGGCCCCAAGGAGGACTGCGTTGAGGAGT TCTTCCACCTCACGCACTGCGCTACCCAGTGCGCCGCCCCCAAGCTCTGGAAGGCCCTCAAATAA
- a CDS encoding uncharacterized protein (COG:T;~EggNog:ENOG410PNWH;~InterPro:IPR011993), which produces MSINWVMLQGPEGFVRLPNEHQLFASPPRTTLSLQPLGSSASKDSFSMQSSAGRVYLTNQRIVYIPAQQTKEFQSFSTPLLNVHDAHVTAPFFGPNAWLALVQPVSGGGIPASLPAVQLKVTFKEGGAFDFHNNFERIKERLQQAVENTQASSRGARNVDMSAIHLDELPAYTGPSGGTTAVDHSTAQQPVSPQSQHTGPEAGSEPMEPPPDYEEVQQQSVAEALEERLRRAS; this is translated from the exons ATGTCGATCAA CTGGGTGATGCTGCAAGGCCCCGAAGGCTTTGTTCGACTACCCAATGAGCATCAGTTGTTCGcctctcctccgcggacAACGCTGTCTCTGCAACCCCTAGGCTCTAGCGCCAGCAAGGATTCCTTTTCCATGCAAAGCAGTGCCGGTCGAGTCTACCTGACAAATCAGAGG ATCGTCTACATTCCCGCGCAACAAACGAAAGAGTTTCAATCGTTTTCCACACCATTACTCAATGTCCATGACGCCCATGTCACTGCACCATTCTTTGGGCCCAATGCATGGTTGGCGCTAGTCCAGCCGGTATCTGGAGGAGGCATCCCTGCGTCGTTGCCTGCTGTGCAGCTCAAAGTGACATTCAAAGAGGGAGGGGCATTTGATTTCCACAACAATTTCGAAAGAATCAAAGAGCGTCTACAACAGGCTGTCGAGAATACGCAGGCGAGCAGTCGAGGCGCCCGGAATGTTGACATGTCTGCAATCCACCTCGACGAGCTACCTGCGTACACCGGCCCATCGGGTGGCACAACCGCAGTAGACCACAGTACCGCACAGCAACCTGTAAGCCCACAGTCTCAACACACAGGGCCAGAGGCGGGATCGGAGCCGATGGAGCCACCACCGGATTATGAAgaggtgcagcagcagagtgTGGCGGAAGCGCTCGAGGAGAGACTGCGTCGAGCCAGTTGA
- the RER2 gene encoding undecaprenyl diphosphate synthase family protein (COG:I;~EggNog:ENOG410PG3D;~InterPro:IPR018520,IPR001441,IPR036424;~PFAM:PF01255;~go_function: GO:0016765 - transferase activity, transferring alkyl or aryl (other than methyl) groups [Evidence IEA]), translated as MSTSIHLSRFRKWLLASPPIEFAIGQLRDLLVGAIRQGPVPQHIAFVMDGNRRFARTHGIETVEGHNMGFEALARILEVCYKSGVKVVTIYAFSIENFKRSKFEVDALMEMARVKLSQMAQHGEILDRYGAKVRILGRLDLLRPDVLAAVNRAVEMTSNNGDCVLNICFPYTSRDEITTAVRDTVAEYSQPLPSTRPSSISSRTPFSEFHITQNIRAQTQVSKGEEVPSDSEAASESSGDGETTKHKTPNGVYENGSSFSSSSTLHLAGQQDAANGKVPAAEPAVGKESLVFMSPETITRQTLSEHLFTHDNPPLDLLVRTSGVERLSDFMLWQCHEDTEIVFLDVLWPEFDLWQFLPVMLRWQRRISKSKKNPDAEGNFDGDTSDSAEESNGKVKDL; from the exons ATGTCGACATCGATACACTTGTCGAGGTTCCGGAAATGGCTCCTTGCTTCGCCGCCAATCGAGTTTGCCATTGGGCAACTTCGGGACCTCTTGGTTGGAGCAATCCGACAGGGTCCAGTTCCACAACACATTGCGTTTGTCATGGATGGTAACCGGAGGTTTGCCCGAACGCACGGGATTGAAACGGTGGAAGGACACAACATGGGGTTTGAGGCTTTAGCAAGG ATTCTCGAAGTCTGTTACAAGAGCGGCGTTAAAGTGGTTACAATCTACGCCTTCAGCATCGAAAACTTCAAACGCTCCAAGTTCGAGGTGGATGcattgatggagatggccagGGTGAAGTTGTCGCAGATGGCTCAGCATGGCGAGATCCTCGATCGCTACGGGGCCAAGGTGCGGATATTGGGTCGGCTGGACTTGCTCAGGCCGGATGTTCTCGCTGCAGTGAACCGGGCCGTGGAAATGACCAGCAACAACGGTGACTGCGTATTGAACATCTGTTTCCCGTATACGTCGCGCGATGAGATCACCACGGCTGTCCGAGATACCGTGGCCGAGTACAGCCAGCCCCTTCCGTCGACTCGTCCGTCATCTATCTCCTCGAGGACACCCTTTTCCGAATTCCACATTACACAAAACATTCGAGCACAGACGCAGGTTTCGAAAGGGGAAGAGGTACCGAGTGACTCGGAAGCGGCATCAGAGTCATCAGGAGACGGCGAAACGACGAAACACAAGACACCGAACGGAGTCTATGAAAACGGATCTTcgttttcttcctcgtcgactCTCCACCTGGCCGGGCAACAAGATGCTGCCAATGGGAAAgtaccagcagcagagcCCGCCGTCGGGAAGGAGAGCCTTGTCTTTATGTCCCCCGAGACGATTACGCGCCAGACCTTGTCAGAGCATTTATTCACCCATGACAATCCTCCTCTAGATCTGCTGGTCCGGACGTCTGGAGTTGAGCGTCTTAGTGACTTCATGCTTTGGCAATGCCACGAGGATACGGAGATTGTCTTCCTTGACGTCCTATGGCCGGAATTTGACCTTTGGCAGTTCCTGCCCGTGATGCTGAGATGGCAGCGTCGAATCTCCAAGTCAAAGAAGAACCCGGATGCGGAGGGCAACTTTGACGGCGATACGTCTGACTCTGCGGAGGAAAGTAATGGCAAGGTCAAAGACCTGTAG
- the lys9 gene encoding saccharopine dehydrogenase (NADP+, L-glutamate-forming) (COG:E;~EggNog:ENOG410Q4IA;~InterPro:IPR032095,IPR036291,IPR005097;~PFAM:PF03435,PF01488,PF16653;~go_function: GO:0016491 - oxidoreductase activity [Evidence IEA];~go_process: GO:0055114 - oxidation-reduction process [Evidence IEA]) → MPVAGSKVLLLGSGFVTKPTVEVLSKADVNVTVACRTLESAQKLCEGFKNTKAISLDVTDDAALDKALEQVDLAISLIPYTFHANVIKSAIRTKKHVVTTSYVSPAMMELDEECKKAGITVMNEIGLDPGIDHLYAVKTISEVHAEGGKITSFLSYCGGLPAPECSNNPLGYKFSWSSRGVLLALRNAAKFYKDGQEFSVAGPDLMATAKPYFIYPGFAFVAYPNRDSCPYRERYNIPEAQTVVRGTLRYQGFPEMIKVLVDIGFLSDEGREYLNSPIAWKEATKQILGATSSAEKDLEWAIASKTAFANNDDRDRIISGLRWIGLFSDEQITPRGNPLDTLCATLEKKMQYEEGERDLVMLQHKFEIEHKDGQKETRTSTLCEYGVPGGYSAMAKTVGVPCGVAVKLVLDGTINQKGVVAPMTMDICAPLIKTLKEDYGIEMIEKTL, encoded by the exons ATGCCTGTCGCCGGTTCCAAGGTTCTCCTGTTGGGCTCGGGCTTCG TCACGAAGCCCACCGTTGAGGTTCTCAGCAAGGCTGACGTTAACGTCACTGTTG CCTGCAGAACCCTCGAGAGTGCTCAGAAGCTCTGCGAAGGCTTCAAGAACACCAAGGCCATCTCCCTCGATGTCACCGATGATGCTGCTCTCGACAAGGCTCTGGAGCAGGTTGACCTCGCCATCTCCCTGATCCCCTACACCTTCCACGCCAATGTCATCAAGTCCGCCATCCGCACCAAGAAGCACGTCGTCACCACCTCCTACGTCTCCCCCGCCATgatggagctggatgaggagtGCAAGAAGGCCGGCATCACTGTCATGAACGAGATCGGTCTGGACCCT GGTATTGACCACCTCTACGCTGTCAAGACCATCTCCGAG GTCCACGCCGAAGGTGGCAAGATCACCTCTTTCCTCAGCTACTGCGGTGGCCTCC CCGCCCCCGAATGCTCCAACAACCCCCTGGGCTACAAGTTCAGCTGGTCCAGCCGCGGTGTCCTCCTTGCTCTCCGCAACGCCGCCAAGTTCTACAAGGACGGCCAAGAATTCAGCGTCGCCGGTCCCGACCTGATGGCCACCGCTAAGCCCTACTTCATCTACCCCGGCTTCGCCTTCGTCGCCTACCCCAACCGCGACTCCTGCCCCTACCGTGAGCGCTACAACATCCCCGAAGCCCAGACCGTCGTCCGCGGCACCCTCCGCTACCAGGGCTTCCCCGAGATGATCAAGGTTCTGGTTGACATCGGCTTCCTGTCCGACGAGGGCCGCGAGTACCTCAACAGCCCCATTGCCTGGAAGGAGGCCACGAAGCAGATCCTCGgcgccacctcctccgccgagAAGGACCTTGAGTGGGCTATCGCCTCCAAGACGGCCTTCGCTAACAACGATGACCGCGACCGCATCATCTCCGGTCTTCGCTGGATCGGCCTTTTCAGTGACGAGCAGATCACCCCCCGGGGTAACCCGCTCGATACTCTCTGCGCTACgctcgagaagaagatgcagtaTGAGGAGGGTGAGCGTGATCTTGTCATGTTGCAGCACAAGTTCGAGATCGAGCACAAGGATGGTCAGAAGGAGACTCGTACTTCCACTCTTTGCGAGTACGGTGTGCCCGGTGGGTACTCGGCTATGGCTAAGACTGTTGGTGTGCCTTGTGGTGTCGCTGTTAAGTTGGTCTTGGATGGTACTATTAACCAGAAG GGTGTTGTTGCTCCCATGACCATGGACATCTGCGCTCCTCTGATCAAGACCCTCAAGGAGGACTACGGCATTGAGATGATTGAGAAGACTCTGTAA